One genomic window of Ctenopharyngodon idella isolate HZGC_01 chromosome 18, HZGC01, whole genome shotgun sequence includes the following:
- the fam107b gene encoding protein FAM107B isoform X1 — protein MTTMFRYPVFPVLPGLDQADIPEGLSRVRSIMAEPDYMDGDGDDLIKPKKLLNPVKSSRNHQDLHRELLMNQKRGLAPQNKPELQKVMEKRKRDQVLKAQKEEQEAHKKRSDLEVELMKRRETLEQLELEQNKNEEEQENTPEFVKMKSNLRRTKQEVDGQERAT, from the exons ATGACAACCATGTTCAGATACCCTGTGTTTCCAGTCCTTCCAG GTCTGGACCAGGCAGACATACCAGAGGGACTGTCCCGTGTGCGGAGCATTATGGCAGAGCCAGACTATATGGACGGTGATGGCGATGATCTCATTAAGCCCAAGAAACTCCTCAACCCAGTGAAGTCCTCCAGAAATCACCAGGACCTACACAGAGAGCTCCTCATGAACCAGAAAAG AGGCCTCGCACCGCAGAATAAACCAGAACTCCAGAAGGTGATggagaagaggaagagagacCAGGTGCTAAAGGCTCAGAAAGAGGAGCAGGAGGCGCACAAGAAAAGGTCAGACCTTGAGGTCGAGCTCATGAAGAGACGAGAGACGCTTGAACAG CTGGAACTGGAACAAAATAAGAATGAAGAGGAGCAAGAAAACACCCCTGAGTTTGTCAAAATGAAAAGCAATCTGAGAAGAACCAA
- the fam107b gene encoding protein FAM107B isoform X2, with protein MAEPDYMDGDGDDLIKPKKLLNPVKSSRNHQDLHRELLMNQKRGLAPQNKPELQKVMEKRKRDQVLKAQKEEQEAHKKRSDLEVELMKRRETLEQLELEQNKNEEEQENTPEFVKMKSNLRRTKQEVDGQERAT; from the exons ATGGCAGAGCCAGACTATATGGACGGTGATGGCGATGATCTCATTAAGCCCAAGAAACTCCTCAACCCAGTGAAGTCCTCCAGAAATCACCAGGACCTACACAGAGAGCTCCTCATGAACCAGAAAAG AGGCCTCGCACCGCAGAATAAACCAGAACTCCAGAAGGTGATggagaagaggaagagagacCAGGTGCTAAAGGCTCAGAAAGAGGAGCAGGAGGCGCACAAGAAAAGGTCAGACCTTGAGGTCGAGCTCATGAAGAGACGAGAGACGCTTGAACAG CTGGAACTGGAACAAAATAAGAATGAAGAGGAGCAAGAAAACACCCCTGAGTTTGTCAAAATGAAAAGCAATCTGAGAAGAACCAA